The DNA sequence GGTGCAGCACCTCCTCGAGGCGGCGCGGGCTCACGCCCACGGCGAGGGGGGGCTCGTTCGCCCCGTAGATCACCGCAGGCACCCGCCCGGCGCGGCGCCAGCGCCGGCTCGCGTTCTTCCCCCGGTCCGGCCGGGGCTCCACTTCGACGACGATGCTCTTGATCATGGCTGACTCTCATCCGCCCCGCACCGTCCGCGCCCTGCGGGGACGGACGGGGCCGTTCCGCTCGGAGACCCGTGGGTTGCGCCGCCTCGATGGCGGCCTTGGCCTCGCCGGACGGGTCCCGTTCCCCGGCGCCGCCGCGATCCCGACGCTTCAGACGAACAGCGAGCTCACCGAGGAATTGCCGTGGATCCGCGCGATCGCCTCCCCGAGGAGGTTCGCCACCGAGAGCACGGTGATCTTCGGATCCGAGGCCTTCGCGTCCGACAGCGGGATCGTGTCGGTGACGATCACCCGGTCGAGTTCCGGCGTCGCGAGCCGCTCCATCGCAGGACCGGACAGCACCGCGTGGGTGAAGCATGCCGTCACCGATCGCGCCCCCTTTTCCTTGAGCGCCCGCACGGTCCCCGTGAGGGTGCCGGCGGTGTCGACGATGTCGTCGACGATGACGCAGGACCGGTCCTTGACGTCGCCGATGACGTGCATCGTCTCGGCCACGTTGGCCTCGATCCTGCGCTTGTCGATAATGGCCAGCGCCGCGCCGAGCCGCTTCGCGAAGAACCGTGCCCTCTCCACCCCGCCGGCGTCCGGCGAGACGATCGTCAGGTTCTCGAAGTGCTCCCTGGCGATCCAGTCGAGGAGGACCGGCGCGGCCAGGAGGTGGTCCACCGGCACGTCGAAGAAGCCCTGGATCGCCGGAGCGTGCAGGTCGACGGCGAGCATCCGCTGGACTCCCGCGGCCTCCAGGAGATCCGCCACCAGCTTGGCCGAGATCGGCACCCGCGGCTTGTCCTTCCTGTCCTGTCTCGCGTAACCGTAGTACGGCACGACGGCGGTGATCCTCGCGGCCGAGGAGCGCTTCAGCGCGTCGACGACGAGGAGAAGCTCGATCAGGTTCTCGTTCACCGGATGGCACGTCGGCTGGATCACGAACACGTCGGTCCCCCGAACGTTCTCGAGAACCTGGCAGTAGACCTCCCCGTCGCTGAAGCGCAGGAGCTTGAGCTGGCCCAGCGGGATCCTGAGGTAATCGCAGATGGCCTGCGCGAGCCTCGGATTTCCGTTTCCCGAGAAGACCTTGAGCTCGCTCTTCATCGCGGGTGCGCCCGTCTCGCCGCTCCGGACCTGGCTGGGGCGGGAGGATTCGAACCTCCGAATGCGGGTTCCAAAGACCCGTGTCTTACCACTTGACGACGCCCCAGTGCGGGGCGCGACCCCTTACGACCAGGGCGCGCCCCGATCCTCGAGCGGATCGTATCCGGGCTCCTCCCCGGGAGGCCGGTCGCCGAGCATCCGGATCCCTGCCGGAAGGTCCTCGCCGCCCTGCGCGAGGACCTCCTTGTACTTCTCGATGATCTGCTCCTCGATCTTCCTGCGGGTCTCGCTGTTGAGGGGATGGGCGATGTCCCGGAACATGCCGTTCTTCCGTTTCTTGCTCGGCATCGAAATGAACAGCCCGTGCGTCCCCTGGATGATCTTGATGTCGCTGACCACGAAACAGTCGTCGAATATGATCGAGGCGAATGCCTTGAGCTTCTCTTCGTTCACGGCGAAAACCCGGACCTCGGTGATCTCCATGCTGAAGGCTCCCTTCCGTCGGCCTCAAACGGGCCCACCGGCCGCCACAACGCGCGCCGCATCCGGGACGCCGCGCGCCGGGAGGAGCCTCCATCCCGGAAAGCGCGTCGCCAGGTTCTCGGCAGCCCGCTGCAGCGAACCGGAATCATCGAACACCCCGAATACCGTCGACCCGCTCCCGCTCAAGAGGGCGATCGAGGCCCCTCCCCGGAGCAAGCCGTCCCTCATTGCCAGAAGACCGGGAAACCGCTCGAAGACCCCCGCCTCGAGATCGTTGACTCCCCAGCGGAAGTCTTTTCCTGGCGACACTTTACCAGCCGCCGCGGGCTCCACGCTAACATCCTTCGGAGCGAGTGTCAAATGGGCGTCCGCCCATGCGTAGGCCTCGGCGGCGGGGATCCCGAAGGGTGGAACCGCGAGAAGGAGCCGGAGCGGGCCGGCGAACGGCATGGGGGCGATCCGATCCCCGCGTTCATCCCCGACCGCCGTCCCTCCGTGGAGGAAGAACGGCACGTCGGCCCCCACCCGCGCCGCGAGCGGTTCGAGATCCTCGACCCCGAGACCGAGGCCCCACAGCGCGGAGAGCGCCACGAGCGCTCCGGCGGCATCCGAGCTGCCGCCGCCCATGCCTCCCCCGACCGGGATCCGCTTCGTGAGCGCGATGGCGGCGCCGGCGCGGACCCCGCAACGCTCGGCCAGCAATCGAGCGGCGCGCACGACGAGATTCGACGCGTCGCGGGGGACGCCGACGGCCTCGCACGACAGCGTGAGGTCTCGCGAGGGCCGAACGACGAGCGTGTCCGCGAGATCGACCGCCTGGAACACGGTGCGGATCTCGTGGTATCCATCGGCTCGAACGCCCAGCACGCTCAGGGCGAGATTGACCTTCGCGGGACATTGCGCTTCGAGGCGCAGATCCAGGAGACTCATGGCCTCTCCGGCCGTCGGGTCTCCTCCCCGGCCGCGATCGCTCCGTCGAGCTCCTCGATCGGCCGCTCGACGACGCCCGCCGGCACAGCGCCGGTACCCGTCCCCGAGGCCAGCGCGACGCCGCTCTCGAGACGCCGCCGCTCGATCACGAGGCGACGCGCGCCCGAGCGGATCTCAAGGGCCCGCGGAAGTC is a window from the Terriglobia bacterium genome containing:
- a CDS encoding ribose-phosphate pyrophosphokinase — encoded protein: MKSELKVFSGNGNPRLAQAICDYLRIPLGQLKLLRFSDGEVYCQVLENVRGTDVFVIQPTCHPVNENLIELLLVVDALKRSSAARITAVVPYYGYARQDRKDKPRVPISAKLVADLLEAAGVQRMLAVDLHAPAIQGFFDVPVDHLLAAPVLLDWIAREHFENLTIVSPDAGGVERARFFAKRLGAALAIIDKRRIEANVAETMHVIGDVKDRSCVIVDDIVDTAGTLTGTVRALKEKGARSVTACFTHAVLSGPAMERLATPELDRVIVTDTIPLSDAKASDPKITVLSVANLLGEAIARIHGNSSVSSLFV
- the spoVG gene encoding septation regulator SpoVG, with the protein product MEITEVRVFAVNEEKLKAFASIIFDDCFVVSDIKIIQGTHGLFISMPSKKRKNGMFRDIAHPLNSETRRKIEEQIIEKYKEVLAQGGEDLPAGIRMLGDRPPGEEPGYDPLEDRGAPWS
- the ispE gene encoding 4-(cytidine 5'-diphospho)-2-C-methyl-D-erythritol kinase, giving the protein MSLLDLRLEAQCPAKVNLALSVLGVRADGYHEIRTVFQAVDLADTLVVRPSRDLTLSCEAVGVPRDASNLVVRAARLLAERCGVRAGAAIALTKRIPVGGGMGGGSSDAAGALVALSALWGLGLGVEDLEPLAARVGADVPFFLHGGTAVGDERGDRIAPMPFAGPLRLLLAVPPFGIPAAEAYAWADAHLTLAPKDVSVEPAAAGKVSPGKDFRWGVNDLEAGVFERFPGLLAMRDGLLRGGASIALLSGSGSTVFGVFDDSGSLQRAAENLATRFPGWRLLPARGVPDAARVVAAGGPV